A DNA window from Theobroma cacao cultivar B97-61/B2 chromosome 5, Criollo_cocoa_genome_V2, whole genome shotgun sequence contains the following coding sequences:
- the LOC18600564 gene encoding pyrophosphate-energized vacuolar membrane proton pump, which produces MSAMGEGLTQILIPVAALVGIGFALFQWFLVSRVKVSSNDSSNEYKEKLIEADEEEEGIDNLEVSIKCAEIQHAISVGATSFLFTEYKYLGIFMGVFGAIIFLFLGSVRGFSTKSEPCTYNQGNTCKPALANALFSTIAFLLGALTSVLSGFLGMKIATYANARTTLEARKGVGKAFITAFRSGAVMGFLLAANGLFVLYVSINLFKLYYGDDWEGLYESITGYGLGGSSMALFGRVGGGIYTKAADVGADLVGKVERNIPEDDPRNPAVIADNVGDNVGDIAGMGSDLFGSYAESSCAALFVASISSFGIGHDFTAMSYPLIISSMGIVVCLITTLFATDLFEIKNVSEIEPSLKRQLLISTVLMTAGIAVVSFFALPSEFTLYNFGTEKEVKNWHLFFCVAIGLWAGLVIGYTTEYYTSNAYSPVQDVADSCRTGAATNVIFGLALGYKSVIIPIFAIAIAIYVSFSLAAMYGIAVAALGMLSTIATGLAIDAYGPISDNAGGIAEMAGMSHKIRERTDALDAAGNTTAAIGKGFAIGSAALVSLALFGAYVSRAGIESVDVLTPKVFIGLIVGAMLPYWFSAMTMKSVGSAALKMVEEVRRQFNTIPGLMEGRTKPDYANCVKISTDASLKEMIPPGALVMLTPLIAGTFFGVETLAGVLAGSLVSGVQVAISASNTGGAWDNAKKYIEAGASEHAKSLGPKGSDCHKAAVIGDTIGDPLKDTSGPSLNILIKLMAVESLVFAPFFAAHGGLLFKLL; this is translated from the exons ATGAGTGCCATGGGTGAGGGTCTTACCCAGATACTGATACCTGTAGCTGCCTTGGTGGGCATTGGTTTTGCTTTGTTTCAATGGTTTTTGGTCTCCAGGGTGAAGGTCTCATCAAATGATTCCAGCAATGAATACAAAGAAAAGCTGATTGAAgctgatgaagaagaagagggtATCGACAATCTTGAGGTTTCCATCAAGTGTGCTGAGATTCAGCATGCCATTTCTGTTG GTGCAACCTCTTTCCTCTTTACCGAGTACAAGTACCTCGGTATCTTCATGGGTGTATTTGGTGCCATCATCTTCCTCTTCCTTGGTTCAGTTAGGGGCTTCAGCACCAAAAGTGAACCCTGCACATACAACCAGGGCAACACCTGCAAACCAGCCCTGGCAAATGCCTTATTTAGCACGATTGCTTTCTTACTGGGGGCGCTAACCTCTGTCCTCTCAGGTTTTCTGGGGATGAAAATTGCAACTTATGCCAACGCTAGAACAACTCTAGAAGCAAGGAAAGGTGTTGGGAAGGCATTTATAACAGCTTTTCGCTCAGGCGCAGTCATGGGTTTCCTTCTTGCTGCCAATGGCCTTTTTGTGCTCTATGTATCCATCAATTTGTTTAAGCTTTACTATGGTGATGACTGGGAGGGACTTTATGAATCTATTACTGGTTATGGTCTCGGTGGTTCTTCTATGGCCCTCTTTGGGAGAGTTGGGGGAGGAATATACACTAAAGCAGCTGATGTTGGTGCTGATCTTGTCGGTAAAGTGGAACGAAATATCCCTGAAGATGATCCACGAAATCCAGCT GTCATTGCTGATAATGTGGGTGACAATGTAGGAGATATTGCTGGCATGGGTTCTGATCTATTCGGGTCTTATGCCGAATCATCATGTGCAGCACTTTTTGTTGCATCTATATCATCCTTTGGTATCGGTCATGACTTTACAGCAATGTCTTATCCCTTGATCATAAGCTCAATGGGAATTGTGGTTTGCTTGATAACTACACTCTTTGCAACTGATCTGTTCGAGATTAAGAATGTCAGTGAAATTGAGCCGTCCTTGAAACGGCAACTCCTTATCTCCACTGTTCTGATGACTGCTGGGATCGCTGTGGTGAGCTTCTTTGCATTGCCATCAGAATTCACTCTTTATAATTTTGGAACCGAAAAGGAAGTGAAGAATTG GCACCTTTTCTTCTGTGTTGCTATTGGCTTGTGGGCTGGACTTGTCATTGGGTATACTACAGAATATTACACAAGCAATGCTTATAG TCCGGTGCAGGATGTGGCTGATTCTTGCAGAACAGGTGCTGCAACAAATGTGATTTTTGGGTTGGCTCTGGGATACAAATCTGTCATCATTCCCATATTTGCCATTGCGATTGCTATCTATGTGAGCTTTAGCCTGGCTGCGATGTATGGAATTGCTGTGGCCGCTTTGGGAATGCTCAGTACTATAGCCACTGGTCTCGCAATCGATGCTTACGGTCCCATAAGTGACAATGCTGGTGGTATTGCAGAAATGGCTGGAATGAGTCACAAGATACGTGAAAGAACAGATGCTCTAGATGCAGCAGGaaacaccactgctgctaTTGGCAAG GGTTTTGCAATTGGGTCAGCAGCACTCGTTTCTCTTGCTTTATTCGGCGCCTATGTTAGCAGAGCAGGCATCGAGTCAGTAGATGTACTGACACCAAAGGTTTTCATTGGGCTGATAGTCGGAGCCATGCTCCCCTACTGGTTTTCAGCCATGACGATGAAGAGCGTGGGAAGTGCAGCTCTCAAAATGGTTGAAGAGGTTCGTCGGCAATTCAACACAATACCAGGACTAATGGAAGGCAGGACGAAACCAGACTATGCAAACTGTGTAAAGATTTCAACCGATGCCTCACTCAAGGAAATGATCCCACCCGGTGCTCTTGTCATGCTTACTCCACTCATTGCTGGAACCTTCTTTGGAGTCGAAACTCTTGCTGGTGTTCTTGCTGGCTCACTTGTTTCTGGTGTCCAG GTTGCCATCTCAGCTTCCAACACAGGAGGAGCATGGGATAATGCCAAGAAATACATCGAG GCCGGTGCTAGCGAGCACGCCAAGTCGTTGGGTCCAAAGGGTTCGGATTGCCACAAGGCTGCAGTGATTGGTGACACAATCGGAGACCCCCTCAAGGACACTTCCGGACCATCACTCAACATCCTGATCAAGCTCATGGCAGTCGAGTCATTGGTGTTTGCTCCATTCTTCGCTGCTCATGGAGGCTTGCTCTTCAAATTGCTCTGA
- the LOC18600565 gene encoding RNA pseudouridine synthase 1, translating into MPFFSLPQQSFFLCCPKLLSKFPKTLLFLCPKMSTNPNSHQNYPTPLSPPLPSISKDIELARAMTASSKSSLFELSRSDILYEDEWLIAVNKPQGIYCDSVLASIPRFLSDSTVSDRLSDGNQASPFELHLANRLDRDTSGIMVITKSHKVAAALVKAFTNHMVHKTYVAFCIGSAPKSERITIKSGHGRSKFGAWRVYAAGDVGRKLPGGSIVRDMGTTFEVLSINGEQSYKEPSESVKDEETSVIVEEKAVIDVDAKKDEILVRAFPRSGRTHQIRLHCQYLGIPIRGDVKYEGVYEWKGRRYDAHELHAESLSFQHPVTGFPVMIQAPLPLWASQALQPLTD; encoded by the exons ATGCCCTTCTTTTCCCTCCCCCAACAAAGCTTCTTCCTTTGTTGTCCAAAACTCTTGTCCAAATTCCCCAAAACCCTGCTCTTTCTCTGCCCCAAAATGTCTACAAACCCCAATTCCCACCAAAATTACCCAACACCTCTATCACCTCCCTTGCCATCAATCTCAAAAGACATAGAGCTTGCCAGAGCCATGACAGCTTCTTCAAAATCAAGCCTTTTTGAACTCTCAAGAAGTGATATTCTATATGAAGATGAGTGGCTCATTGCTGTCAACAAGCCTCAAGGGATTTATTGTGACAGCGTTCTTGCCTCTATTCCTCGGTTTCTTTCTGACTCGACCGTGTCGGATCGACTCAGCGATG GGAACCAGGCCAGCCCATTTGAGCTTCATCTGGCCAATCGACTTGATCGTGACACAAGTGGTATCATGGTTATAACCAAGTCACACAAAGTAGCTGCTGCGCTTGTCAAAGCATTTACTAATCACATGGTTCATAAAACATATGTTGCTTTCTGCATTGGTTCAGCTCCAAAATCAGAAAGAATTACCATCAAATCAGGTCATGGTCGATCAAAGTTTGGAGCATGGCGCGTGTATGCTGCAGGAGACGTAGGCCGAAAACTACCAGGTGGGTCCATAGTGAGGGACATGGGAACTACATTTGAAGTATTATCAATCAATGGAGAGCAGAGCTACAAGGAGCCATCTGAATCTGTGAAAGATGAAGAAACTAGTGTTATAGTTGAAGAAAAAGCTGTTATAGATGTTGATGCAAAGAAAGATGAGATTTTGGTCAGAGCATTTCCTCGAAGTGGAAGAACGCATCAAATTCGATTGCATTGCCAATATCTTGGGATTCCTATCAGAGGTGATGTGAAATACGAGGGCGTCTATGAGTGGAAAGGGAGAAGATATGATGCCCATGAGCTTCATGCAGAGAGCTTATCATTTCAGCATCCAGTTACTGGTTTCCCTGTCATGATTCAAGCACCTCTGCCTTTGTGGGCTAGCCAAGCACTGCAGCCCTTAACAGATTAA